A genomic region of Roseateles amylovorans contains the following coding sequences:
- a CDS encoding sensor histidine kinase: MDRLLARIAQPAFVLRIAALAVCLLELASAVWGLMGNPTEPYDGMLASLYRRLGGDTHDAPFVLACLALVTLFAWHFWRLARQQHLDLPPRNAMSRVLLLDLLALTVTPGLPFLVTVLAALLLNVRKAFGFALAQVVINVALYWLLPSEAQRAEQLQNDLPWWLNSLGLAISMVALHGMAFGLGRLAAAEAERRRWFQAMLAEKDSGERLQVEQLRYAERMSMARELHDVMGHHLTALNLHLQLSDALLKRHDESGAAQAVEKARLGAAGLLAEVRAAVSRERESQRINLEAALRTLAEGIASTPIELTLDPVAQDLSPRCAHALLRCVQEAVTNAVRHAGATRVQVSLDLVDGADATQVRVRVDDNGRGTRKLREGNGLKGMQERMAELGGTMQVLRHHPGFLIELNCPRHA; this comes from the coding sequence TTGGACCGACTGCTCGCCCGCATTGCCCAACCCGCCTTCGTGCTGCGTATCGCCGCGCTGGCGGTCTGCCTGCTGGAATTGGCGTCGGCGGTCTGGGGTCTGATGGGCAATCCCACCGAGCCGTACGACGGCATGCTGGCGAGCCTGTACCGCCGCCTGGGCGGGGACACCCATGATGCGCCGTTCGTGCTGGCCTGCCTGGCGCTGGTCACGCTGTTTGCCTGGCACTTCTGGCGTCTGGCGCGGCAGCAGCATCTGGATCTGCCGCCGCGCAATGCGATGTCGCGCGTGCTGCTGCTGGACCTGCTGGCCCTCACCGTCACACCGGGCCTGCCCTTCCTCGTCACCGTGCTGGCCGCGCTGTTGCTCAACGTCCGCAAGGCTTTCGGCTTTGCGCTCGCCCAGGTGGTGATCAACGTGGCCTTGTATTGGCTGCTGCCCAGCGAGGCGCAGCGGGCCGAACAACTGCAGAACGACCTGCCCTGGTGGCTCAACAGCCTGGGGCTGGCGATCTCGATGGTGGCCTTGCACGGCATGGCGTTCGGCCTGGGTCGCCTGGCGGCGGCGGAGGCGGAGCGGCGGCGCTGGTTCCAGGCCATGCTGGCGGAAAAGGACAGTGGCGAGCGCCTGCAGGTCGAGCAACTGCGCTATGCCGAGCGGATGAGCATGGCGCGTGAGTTGCATGACGTGATGGGCCACCACCTGACCGCGCTGAACCTGCACCTGCAGCTCAGCGATGCGCTGCTCAAGCGGCACGACGAAAGCGGGGCCGCGCAGGCGGTCGAGAAGGCGCGCCTGGGCGCGGCCGGCTTGCTGGCGGAGGTGCGGGCGGCGGTGTCGCGGGAGCGAGAGAGCCAGCGCATCAACCTGGAGGCGGCGCTGCGCACGCTGGCCGAGGGCATTGCCAGCACGCCGATCGAATTGACGCTGGACCCGGTGGCGCAGGATCTGTCGCCACGCTGCGCGCATGCGCTGCTGCGCTGTGTGCAGGAGGCGGTGACGAATGCGGTGCGGCATGCCGGTGCCACACGGGTGCAGGTGAGCCTGGACCTGGTGGACGGTGCGGACGCGACGCAGGTGCGGGTCCGGGTTGACGACAATGGCCGGGGCACGCGCAAGCTGCGCGAGGGCAACGGGCTGAAGGGCATGCAGGAGCGCATGGCCGAGCTGGGGGGGACGATGCAGGTGCTGCGTCACCATCCGGGCTTTCTGATCGAACTGAACTGTCCGCGGCACGCGTGA
- a CDS encoding response regulator, protein MNVVIVESSVTIRNQLQALLAREKRIHVVGEAADEASAIRVIAQTQPDVIMMDLALQPGSGLRVLRAVRQLGVGARVVVLSNSYYEEMRRACAAHGISGFFEKSHQTEDALALMRSWLPPVYGDESQRLRALGQLEVSPGQHGAFHELADLACDISGSGMAAISLIDAEQQRFIGTSGLTLSTLPRSRGFCAQVMHQGPVVEVPDTWQDARFADHPLVQGAPYVRFYAAVPLALSSGDVVGTLCVLDRLPRRLRERQREALLTLSRCAINELEATRQPGPVARLMGAAMTA, encoded by the coding sequence ATGAACGTCGTCATCGTTGAATCCTCCGTCACCATCCGCAACCAGTTGCAGGCGCTGCTGGCGCGCGAGAAGCGCATCCATGTCGTGGGCGAGGCCGCCGATGAGGCGTCGGCCATCCGGGTCATCGCCCAGACGCAGCCCGACGTGATCATGATGGACCTGGCACTCCAGCCCGGCAGCGGCCTGCGGGTGCTGCGCGCGGTGCGTCAGCTGGGCGTGGGCGCTCGCGTCGTGGTGCTGAGCAACAGCTATTACGAGGAGATGCGGCGCGCCTGCGCGGCGCACGGCATCTCCGGATTCTTCGAGAAGAGCCACCAGACCGAGGACGCCCTGGCCCTCATGCGCAGCTGGCTGCCGCCGGTCTATGGCGACGAGTCCCAGCGTCTGCGGGCACTGGGCCAGTTGGAGGTCTCGCCCGGCCAGCACGGCGCCTTCCATGAGCTGGCCGACCTGGCCTGCGACATCAGTGGCAGCGGCATGGCCGCCATCAGCCTGATCGATGCCGAGCAGCAACGCTTCATCGGCACTTCCGGCCTGACCCTCTCCACGCTGCCGCGCTCGCGCGGCTTCTGCGCCCAGGTGATGCATCAGGGCCCGGTGGTCGAGGTGCCGGACACCTGGCAGGATGCCCGCTTTGCCGACCACCCGCTGGTGCAGGGTGCGCCCTATGTCCGCTTCTATGCCGCCGTGCCGCTGGCGCTGTCCAGTGGCGATGTGGTGGGCACGCTGTGCGTGCTGGACCGGCTGCCTCGCCGCCTGCGCGAGCGCCAGCGGGAGGCCCTGCTGACGCTGTCGCGCTGCGCGATCAACGAGCTCGAAGCCACGCGCCAGCCCGGTCCGGTCGCTCGGTTGATGGGTGCCGCCATGACGGCCTGA
- the mnmA gene encoding tRNA 2-thiouridine(34) synthase MnmA: MNPKKQRIVVGLSGGVDSAVSAWLLKQAGHEVVGIFMKNWEDDDDSAYCSSNIDFVDAAAVADVIGIEIEHVNFAAEYKDRVFAEFLREYQAGRTPNPDVLCNAEIKFKAFLDHAMRLGAEKIATGHYARVRERDGRVQLLKGLDPLKDQSYFLHRLNQAQLQKTLFPVGDLPKTEVRRLAEEIGLPNAKKKDSTGICFIGERPFREFLNRYLSHQPGPIKDDRGRKLGEHVGLSFYTLGQRQGLGIGGVKEKGAPRGAGAHEPWFVARKDLDTNTLIAVQGHEHPLLQSRSLVAQDLSWTDAPPAFGGFGAKTRYRQADAPCALTPGEGQIRLDFAQAQWAVTPGQSAVVYDGEVCLGGGVIAEAIA, from the coding sequence ATGAATCCCAAGAAGCAACGCATCGTCGTCGGACTGTCCGGCGGTGTTGATTCCGCCGTGTCCGCGTGGCTGCTGAAGCAGGCCGGGCATGAGGTCGTCGGCATCTTCATGAAAAACTGGGAAGACGACGACGACAGCGCCTACTGCTCCTCCAACATCGACTTCGTGGACGCCGCCGCGGTGGCCGACGTGATCGGCATCGAGATCGAGCATGTGAACTTTGCGGCCGAATACAAAGACCGGGTGTTCGCCGAGTTCCTGCGCGAATACCAGGCGGGCCGCACGCCCAATCCGGACGTGCTCTGCAACGCCGAGATCAAGTTCAAGGCCTTCCTCGACCATGCGATGCGCCTGGGCGCCGAGAAGATCGCCACCGGCCATTACGCCCGGGTGCGTGAACGCGACGGTCGGGTGCAACTGCTCAAGGGACTGGATCCGCTCAAGGACCAGAGCTACTTCCTGCACCGTCTCAATCAGGCGCAATTGCAGAAGACCTTGTTCCCGGTGGGCGACCTGCCCAAGACCGAGGTGCGCCGCCTTGCCGAGGAGATCGGCCTGCCGAACGCGAAGAAGAAGGACTCGACCGGCATCTGCTTCATCGGCGAGCGTCCGTTCCGGGAGTTCCTGAACCGCTATCTCTCGCATCAGCCGGGTCCGATCAAGGATGACCGCGGCCGCAAGCTGGGTGAGCACGTCGGACTGTCCTTCTACACGCTCGGCCAGCGCCAGGGCCTGGGCATCGGCGGCGTCAAGGAGAAGGGGGCGCCACGCGGGGCGGGTGCTCATGAGCCGTGGTTCGTCGCTCGCAAGGACCTGGACACCAACACGCTGATCGCGGTGCAAGGGCATGAGCATCCGCTGTTGCAGAGCCGCAGCCTGGTCGCCCAGGACCTGAGCTGGACCGACGCGCCGCCCGCCTTCGGCGGCTTCGGCGCCAAGACCCGCTACCGTCAAGCGGATGCGCCGTGTGCGCTCACCCCGGGTGAGGGCCAGATCCGGCTGGACTTTGCGCAGGCGCAATGGGCGGTCACGCCTGGACAGAGCGCGGTCGTGTATGACGGCGAGGTCTGCCTGGGCGGCGGCGTGATCGCCGAGGCGATCGCATAG
- a CDS encoding NUDIX hydrolase has protein sequence MTERFKPNVTVAAVIEQDGRYLLVEELTSGGLLLNNPAGHLEQGESPIQGVIRETLEESARDFTPTAWLGVYMSRFLRPARNEDVTYVRIAFVGQVGEQIPGRAFDTPVQRTLWMTLDEVRASRDRHRSPLVLRCIEDHAAGRRLPLEALVNDPSLFEAPTAPVPPAA, from the coding sequence ATGACCGAACGCTTCAAGCCCAACGTCACCGTCGCCGCCGTCATCGAACAGGACGGTCGCTATCTGCTGGTGGAGGAACTGACCTCCGGCGGACTGCTGCTGAACAATCCGGCCGGCCATCTGGAACAGGGCGAGTCACCGATCCAGGGCGTGATCCGTGAGACGCTGGAGGAATCCGCCCGCGACTTCACGCCCACAGCCTGGCTGGGGGTGTACATGTCGCGCTTCCTGCGGCCGGCCCGCAACGAAGACGTGACCTATGTGCGGATCGCCTTCGTCGGCCAGGTGGGGGAACAGATTCCCGGCCGCGCCTTCGACACCCCGGTGCAGCGCACCCTGTGGATGACGCTGGACGAGGTGCGCGCCAGCCGGGACCGCCACCGCAGCCCCCTGGTGCTGCGATGCATCGAGGACCACGCCGCCGGACGGCGGTTGCCTCTGGAGGCGCTGGTCAACGATCCGTCGTTGTTCGAGGCGCCCACGGCGCCGGTGCCACCCGCGGCCTGA